In Archocentrus centrarchus isolate MPI-CPG fArcCen1 chromosome 22, fArcCen1, whole genome shotgun sequence, one DNA window encodes the following:
- the ldah gene encoding lipid droplet-associated hydrolase, with protein sequence MDQSQTDFIYCCGAATELLRFGSLDSAYKVLFLIIPGNPGVVGFYRTFMQTLHSACGGRYPVWAVSHAGHCAPPASMDMIEDASAAAEHDMFGLNGQIEHKLAFIRKHVPRETSLVLLGHSIGCYIILEMMKRNPELSVLKAVMLFPTIERMAQTPQGKVMTPVLCHMRYVAYLPLFLLSLLPDTLKVSLIKLVLGGIHSLDLAVLQPTLGLLSGDCAANAMYMGGQEMRKVLKRDNTTIKKNLDKLIFYYGATDHWCPVQYYHDIKQEFPHGDFRLCENGFRHAFVLDAGREVAEMVFEWLRGDLRTRVPSEQ encoded by the exons ATGGACCAATCACAGACAGACTTCATCTACTGCTGCGGAGCCGCCACGGAGCTCCTCAGGTTTGGATCCTTAGACTCCGCGTACAAGGTGCTCTTCCTCATCATCCCAG GTAACCCAGGTGTGGTGGGCTTCTACAGAACCTTCATGCAGACGCTTCACAGCGCGTGTGGTGGTCGGTACCCAGTGTGGGCTGTGAGCCATGCCGGCCACTGTGCCCCTCCTGCCTCCATGGACATGATCGAAG ACGCCTCCGCAGCAGCAGAGCACGACATGTTTGGTCTGAACGGGCAGATCGAGCATAAGCTGGCCTTCATCAGGAAGCACGTTCCCAGAGAAACCAGCCTGGTCCTGCTCGGACATTCCATCGGCTGCTACATCATTCTGGAGATGATGAAGCGAAATCCTGAACTCAGC GTTCTGAAGGCGGTCATGCTGTTTCCTACAATTGAGCGCATGGCTCAGACCCCTCAGGGGAAGGTCATGACCCCTGTGCTGTGTCACATGCGTTACGTGGCCTACCTGCCCCTCTTCTTGCTGTCGCTGCTGCCTGACACGCTCAAAGTCAGCCTCATCAAACTGGTGCTGGGCGGTATCCACTCTCTGGACCTTGCGGTACTCCAGCCCACCCTGGGTCTGCTCAGTGGAGACTGTGCAG CCAATGCCATGTACATGGGAGGGCAGGAAATGAGGAAAGTTCTGAAAAGAGACAACACAACAATCAAGAAAAATCTTGACAAG CTGATATTTTATTACGGAGCTACAGATCACTGGTGCCCGGTACAGTATTACCATGACATCAAGCAGGAGTTCCCTCACGGAGATTTCAgactgtgtgaaaatggcttccGTCACGCCTTCGTCCTGGACGCCGGACGAGAAGTTGCCGAAATGGTGTTTGAATGGCTCCGTGGAGATTTAAGAACACGAGTTCCCAGTGAGCAATAA
- the gdf7 gene encoding growth/differentiation factor 6-A, with amino-acid sequence MDLPALSLLCFAFCVGMEWTGTLQSGSPQGAGPNMKRNDGSISGRVVLHDYMLFLYHTLSRVQMRDFNVSGGAGFANTVTSFVDQGRDLSSRGQRYIFDLSSLARMEELVEAELRILRKPPADLLTALTSGGNLYNIRLYSCSSETQLLDSRSIEVLDGGLPRWEVFNVWSSMKAHLRNTSEPPQACFHLLAFSELTNEVAAPLVLGLGRTTRLPQEKALLVAFWHTDTTDDLFREIMDKMQSEGGGFRLLKPPKPILKQQKNRRHQQRAPSKRSLGGVGRGGKTGRRRNRCSRKSLHVNFKDLGWDDWVIAPLDYEAYRCDGICDFPLRAHLEPTNHAVIQTLLNSIDPDITPPSCCIPSRLSPISILYIDSGSNVVYKQYENMVVESCGCR; translated from the exons ATGGATTTGCCCGCATTGTctctgctttgctttgctttctgtGTCGGGATGGAGTGGACTGGTACTCTGCAGTCCGGCTCACCGCAGGGCGCTGGCCCAAACATGAAGAGGAATGATGGCTCGATCAGTGGCAGGGTGGTTCTCCATGACTACATGCTGTTTTTGTACCATACACTGTCCAGAGTTCAAATGAGAGACTTCAATGTTTCAGGTGGAGCAGGATTTGCAAACACAGTTACGAGTTTTGTGGACCAAGGACGAG ATCTTTCATCTCGGGGTCAGCGTTACATCTTCGACTTGTCCAGCCTGGCCAGGATGGAAGAGCTGGTGGAGGCTGAGCTAAGAATCCTCAGGAAGCCTCCAGCAGACCTTCTGACTGCCCTAACAAGTGGAGGAAACCTTTACAACATCCGCCTGTACTCCTGTTCTTCAGAGACACAGCTACTGGACTCCAGATCTATCGAGGTTTTGGATGGTGGTCTTCCCAGGTGGGAGGTATTTAATGTGTGGTCCAGTATGAAGGCTCATCTGAGGAATACCTCAGAGCCACCACAGGCCTGTTTCCACCTCCTGGCCTTCTCTGAACTGACCAACGAAGTGGCTGCCCCGCTGGTCCTGGGGCTGGGTCGCACCACTCGCCTGCCACAGGAGAAAGCTTTGTTGGTGGCTTTCTGGCATACTGACACCACAGACGATCTGTTCAGAGAGATAATGGACAAGATGCAGAGTGAGGGAGGTGGATTTAGACTTCTGAAGCCTCCTAAACCTATTCTAAAACAGCAAAAGAACCGTAGGCATCAACAAAGAGCTCCATCCAAACGGTCCCTTGGTGGGGTGGGGAGAGGTGGTAAAACTGGCCGCAGGAGGAACCGCTGCAGCCGGAAATCTCTGCATGTGAACTTCAAAGATCTGGGCTGGGACGACTGGGTCATCGCCCCGCTGGACTACGAGGCATACCGCTGTGACGGCATTTGCGACTTCCCCCTGCGTGCCCACCTGGAGCCCACCAACCATGCTGTCATCCAGACCCTCTTAAACTCCATTGACCCTGATATCACCCCACCCAGCTGCTGCATACCCTCCAGGCTCAGCCCCATCAGCATCCTCTACATCGACTCAGGCAGCAACGTGGTCTACAAGCAGTACGAGaacatggtggtggagagcTGTGGGTGCCGGTAG